The Couchioplanes caeruleus sequence CGCGTCTTCCGCGCCTCGCGGCCGTCCGGAGCGTACGAATTCCATGACGGACAGTTACTGCCAGTGCTGACTGTGGAACCATGCGCGACCCCCCTACCCGTCGACCGCGATCAACATGCACGGACCGCGTCCACAACGGTGCTCGCCGTAACGAGATCACGAGCCGGTGGATATGGTGGCCCTTCGGACACGTGAGCGAGGACGACGACGCATGGGCATCATTCGGGACATGCAGCGGGCGCACGCGACCCAGGCGGCCGCGGAACTTCGGGCCGGCACGGCCGCGGCCCAGCAGCGCCAGCTGATCCGGCGCAACGCGGATCTGGCGATAGCCGCGGCACAACGTGCCGCCGCCGACGCGGAACGGCAGCGCGAGCACCGCCGGTTGTACGCCGAGGCGCGTACGGCCGATGCCGCCGCCGCCAACGCCGACCTCCGCGCCCGCCTCAGCGACCTCGACTCCCTGCTTCTGTCCACACTGGATGTCGACGACCACATCGACCTCGACCGGTTCAAGAAGCCGGTCGCCGCGCCGCCGTTCGACCCCGGGCCGCTGGGCCGGGCCACACCCGAGCCGTCATGGCAGAGCTTCGCCCCGCCGGCACCGCGCGGCGTCGGCAAGCTCCTCGGCGGCGAGCGGGCCCACCAGCAGCAGCTCCAGCAGGCGAAGCGCGCCTTCGAGCAGGCCCAGGCGCAGTGGGCGGAGGGCGAGCGGCGCCGCGAGCGCCAACTGGCGGCCCGCCGCGCGCAGTACGAGGAGAACCGCCGCCGCTACGAGGCGAGACTGACCGCGTACAACGCCGAGGTGGACCGGTTCGCGACGGCGGTGGCGAACGCGGATCCGGCCTCGGTGGTGGAGTACTTCGCCATGGTGCTCGGCAACTCCGTGTATCCGGACGACTTCCCTCAGCACTTCCGGCTTGCGTACCTGCCCAAGCAGCAGCACCTGCTCGTCGAGTACCACCTGCCTCCGGTCGAGGTGGTCCCGGTGGTGAAGGAATACCGCTACGACCGGGTCCGCGACGACCTCACGGCCGTGCCCCGCGACGAGTCCGAGGTCCGCCGCCGCTACACGGAGATCATCTCGATGGTCGCCCTGCGCACGGTCCACGAGATCATCGAGGCGGACCGTGGCGGCCTGGTGGCGAAGGTGCTGTTCAACGGCATCGTCGACACGATCGACCGGCGTACCGGCCGTTTCGTGCGGCCCTGCCTGGTCTCGCTGTACACCGACCGGGACACCTTCGCCGCGATCAAGCTGCGCCGCGTCGACCCGGTCGCCTGCCTCAAACATCTGCAGGCCGGCCTCTCGGACGCACCCGACCAGCTTGACGATGTGACCCCGGTGATCGACTT is a genomic window containing:
- a CDS encoding restriction endonuclease, producing MGIIRDMQRAHATQAAAELRAGTAAAQQRQLIRRNADLAIAAAQRAAADAERQREHRRLYAEARTADAAAANADLRARLSDLDSLLLSTLDVDDHIDLDRFKKPVAAPPFDPGPLGRATPEPSWQSFAPPAPRGVGKLLGGERAHQQQLQQAKRAFEQAQAQWAEGERRRERQLAARRAQYEENRRRYEARLTAYNAEVDRFATAVANADPASVVEYFAMVLGNSVYPDDFPQHFRLAYLPKQQHLLVEYHLPPVEVVPVVKEYRYDRVRDDLTAVPRDESEVRRRYTEIISMVALRTVHEIIEADRGGLVAKVLFNGIVDTIDRRTGRFVRPCLVSLYTDRDTFAAIKLRRVDPVACLKHLQAGLSDAPDQLDDVTPVIDFDCEADKDFTEEFNVLADIDHRPNLATMPAAEWEQTLTDLFSNMGLAMGAASDGRWQAVDPRPVFGGQVVIHAVRGRVVPAGTAAALATTVAESGATKGILVATDGYEPEAHEAVAGRPLELLDGPALLNLLAEHSGVKARIEKEEPA